DNA sequence from the Acanthopagrus latus isolate v.2019 chromosome 15, fAcaLat1.1, whole genome shotgun sequence genome:
ggtaGTATCTATAACTTTCACCATCCCATCTACTGTGGCCCTCTCCCCTGTTTTTGACTGAGAGGTAATTACCCCCAGGATCTTGCCCCCTCTCCCCTTTTCCCCTGTTTTAGGGTCAGAGGAATGCTCACCAATCTGGAAAAACTGAAGCCTCTCTTCAACAAAGTCCCGCTTGCTCATGTCAATAGCACCACTGCGGGTCATCTCAAACATCTTCCCTTCATGGAAAGGGAAGGGATTAGGCTCACTAGTCGGTGTGCTCTCGTCAGTCGGTGTTCGAGCAGGGGTTGTGTCAGGTGTTGTGGCCTGTGACTTGTCCTCCACCGATAAACCAAAGGGCTTTGGGTCctcctcttttgttttggaCTCAAAAACATCATTATCGCCCCCTTTGGTGGACCAGGGGTCAAAGTCCAGGCCTTTGGTGGCAACAGTTTTAAAAGTTGAATTCAGCTCCTCCTCAAGTTGGTAACCAAAGTAGTTTTCAGCAAAGCCCTGCCTTTCTGGATGCCTTCCTTCGAGGGTATAATCTTTTTCATCTCCACTGCTTTTTGCGGAAGATGTGCTGGTTTTAGTCTTTCCATTATCCCCCCCTTcctcacatttttcttcctcaaTAACTTCGAGCTTCGACTGACTAAATGAGCGATCGGTTGTTTTTCCATCATTGGACAGACTAGATGTTTTGGGGTCCTCGCTCAGTCCGTCATCTTCATCCTGAAGGTCATACCCATCTAAAGAGTCTATTTCAGTTGCATCTGTGTCATGGGAGAACTCAGCAGTGGTTGCTATGGAGCAGTCCGTGATTGACTGGTCATTACCATTTTGTTCAAAGTCATCATCCTCACCCTTTACAACGCCATTGAGCCCAGAgtctttgtttccatttttctctgatttttttggttttgaacgtttgtctccctcctctttcattttgaatgtgtACTTTTTGATAGGGATGGGATGGAAGACAGATTCATCATCACTGGAGTCACTGTTATCAGCTCCAGGGGGAATAGGGGATGGTGGCTGGACCCTTATGATTGGCTCGGCTAAGAGGTGCCTATCATGTTCCTCTTGGAGGttcacctccatcatctccGTTTCTGCCTCGGAAGAAGCACGCGACCCCTTTTTCTCAGGGTCCGACTGCTCTGCCTCtaaaggtggaggaggtggaaacTCTATATAAGCCACTCTTTTCTCCTTTggcttctgtttctctgcatccTGTTTTTTACTGTGACTCTCTGATGAAGATGGCTTATGTTTTTCCTTTGAAGGCTCCTTGTAGATGAAGGTCTtcgcttcttcctcctcagactCCTCAGGGATTGGGCTTGGCATGCCAGGCATGAAGCCTATCACAGAGTCTGGTGTTCTTGAGGTCAGACTCATTTCCTCTGAGCTGGGGGTCTCAGGGGTAACGGGACTTTTCCCAGAGCTGTCCATGAATGTCACTTGTTCAAGAGTGTCATCTTCTGGACTTCCTTGAGGAGATGGAGACTGCTTTTGCTTTACAGTGTAAAATGCACCCCTAGTCTCATGCACTGTCCTACTCTCATGGCTTACTATCTTTTTGTACGTTCCCAACTGTCCCGAGGCTGTTTCTTTCTCATATTGCTTTCCTACTTGGATACTAACATACACAGGTAAGGGTTTAATATCTTTGAAACCCTCTGTGACAACTACAGGAGTTACTTGATCCAAATAATCTACTTGGTCACTATCAACACCATTACACACTACATTTGATTGGCTACTGTCTGATGAGTCTGTGGATTTTCCTATTGATGATCCACGAGTAGACTTGTTGGAGTCAGAGCTACTGTGTAACCGATTTCTAGCTAATGTAGGTATATGAGACCCTCCCCTCTCATCAACAGAGGCGTCTAATTTTAAAGTGGTGGATTTATGATTTTCTGAGAAATTAGATGGCTTTCTTACAGGAATTTGCGATTCCGAGTTTTTTTTTAGACTATCATTACTATTTGGACTTTCTCGGACAACAAATTCTGTGTAGATTATTTTCTTGGTGGTTTCTTGTCTTTCACCATTATTACCATCTTTCATAGAATCTTGGATTAAAGAACGAGCTGGTTTGGGAGATTGTGGCTTATAGTTCCCATACTCTTGGCTTTCCCAGGTTTTGCAgaactttttctcttcctgatCTTTTCCATTGTTCTCATGCTTGGGTGAGAATTTATTTGATTCATTATCTGAACATCTCCTCTGGTTTCCTGGACTATCAGGTGTCTTTGGAATGTTTGAACCAGCAAACACCTGGTACACTGGTAGCTTACTTTCCTGGAGTTTCCTAATAGGAGGATTTGTATTCTGGTTAACCTGAGAACTCCTATCTTGCCTTTGAGCCTCTTGTTCAAACTTTAGCCTCACTGCACTGACTTTGGAGGAGGACATTTGAAAAGGTTTAGGGCTTTCACCTGTGCTTCCCTGTGCTTTACCATCTCCTTGTCTCCTTGGGTCTGAATCACTGTACTGCAGCAATACTCTCCTTTCTGGACTACTGGGTAAACTagcacatttcctgtcactgGAGCTAAACCTGTCTCTAAGCCTTTCTCTGCTCCACTCTTCCCCACTACCCCCATTCCTATAGGGTGACCTCTCTGGACTGCTGTGTGTAGAGCTAGGCCCTGATCGTGATTCTCTAAAGTCTGGTCTGCGCGATTTCTTCTCTGGAGATGAAAGCTCATCATTGAgctgttctgttttgtcacGAAAGAATTGAGATACCTCACTTAGtttttcctctgcctccttAACAGTCCTGTCAACTCTGTCCTCATACATAAGCTGCTCTCTGTCCTTACTCTGGGAGTCATCTGGTACACGCATCCAAACAGACTGCTTTGGGCTACCAGGCTCTGAAGAATACTGCAAAAGTGTCAGCTTGTCAAAGCTATCATCAACATTAGCCATTCTTCCAGACTTGTCAAACACATTTCTCGATGACCTGAAGACATACTCTGTCCTTGGCCCAGCTGATCTACCCTCACTGTGACTGCTTCTGTCTGGTGAGTGGAAGCGAGACCTATCTCTCAGATATTCCTCTGTGTCAGAATGAGACTGGTCAAATTTCTCAGAGAGAAGCATTTTCTCTGCAAAATTGTAAGATTCTCCCCTAAGTTCTGATGATTCATCCTCGTTGTATTCTACCGATTGCTGACTAAGTAGCTTTAGTGTTTTGTAGGAGTCATCTGCCATAAGCTGGGCTGAGCTAGGGCGACTGTCTTCCTCTTGTGACATTGGTGTGTTCACTCTGGGAGAGTCAAGGTACACTGGAAGCGATTCCTCaggctcctcctcttccagtctATTCCCTGGGTAGTAATACATTTCCTTCTCTGCATGgttttttgtctctctgatgaTCACCTCTGTTGGTTCTGCTTTACTGCCTTTTTCAATATGAACCTCAATTATTCTTTCAACTTTAGGTTTGGAGTTAATGTCCTCAAGGACTCTTTGTGACGTGTCCTCATTGCCAGACTTGTGTTCGAACAGTCCAACCAGCTCTCTTGAAGGGTCCTTGCCTGACTGAAAAGCCTTCATTATGTCATGCACAGACATAGTTTCCTCACACCTCTCTGACGCTGCTTCTTTGCCAGTTGGCTTGTGGTAAACCATCCTGGTGGTTGTAGTGATGTGAGTCTCCTCCTTTACCCTCATCCCTTTTCCCATTGGATCCTCATCAGGGCTGACTTTTATTGAATAGCATTTATTCTGTTCTGGCATTGATGGGGCTTGATTTAGGTGACCTTTAGAATCTGAATCAATATATCTGACAGGATGTGCATCCTCCATTGCAGGTTGTTTGCTGTCCTCTGGGGACTCATAGCTCCTGATGACATGGACAACCTCAGTCCTAGTTTCAGTGATCACTGGGGGAACTGGAATATCCTGAAAAAGGGCCTTGGGGCCCATGCCTTCTGCACTCTGAGGGGCAGAGGGTGTCCTTTCACTCCTGGTCTCAAAGCCGCTGTCTGAGAGGGGGCTTTTATCCTGTTCATGTGAGATATCATCAGGGGATTCTAGCACAGTGTCTGCTCCAAAAAGTGCATCTGCTACTTTACTGATCTCTTTGTCTGAAGGTGATGAGCGCATGCTTGTTGGAGGCATTTTAAGTTTATGCTCCTGAACTGCTATGGTGGGTTTTAGGACACGTTTCTGCTTCTCCTtgccctctccttctctcttgcCCTCATCTGCTTTATGCCTTGTTTCATGCATTTTTGAGAAAGAGCTGCTACCAACATCATTGACCAGGTAGTCAACCACTTTGGAAAGATTGAAATCTCTATCTGGTATTGTTTTGGATTTGGCTTGAGGAACCACAGTCTCATATCTTGGTGGATAGCTCCAATTGCTTGGTGGTTGTTCAACTTGTACTTTTGAGAAGTGGATGTCATCCAAAGAGCCCCTTGCCAGGGAAACCCTTCCATCCTTCACAGAATCCTTAGTAAGGATTTCACTCACTTTCACCAAATCTTGTTTTACTTTCTCAACAATCCTATATGGCTCCTCGTCCTCTATCCGAGCCTCTTTCGGAGAGTCAGACTGAAACCCTTTGTTGGCTGTGGAATTTGGGTCTGTCTGCAGAATGGCTGACATTCGTATCAGGTCCTCTTTCATTTCGGCTACATCCTTCAGAATCTCTTGACTGGATGACATTGGTGATGTGGTGTTTGATTTCAGGCCAGCAGAAAAAAGAGGGGCTTTGATAGGGGAAAGAGTTCTGGCAAAGGAAGACTGCAACTGAGCATTCACCTCAGGGGGCACAGTCTTCCGTGGGGACAAAAGTGCAGCTGCTGACTTGGACACCTCAGGTAACTTTTTGAAATGGGGCTCTGGCAGCACATTAATGACAGAGTAGACTGGAACGGTCATTGTACTTGATGTTACAGCAGTGGTGGCATTAGGAGGAGATCTTAGAGAGGCGTAAAGGGAATTTGAAGCTGATGATCTAATGGACTGATATGAGGAGGATGCAGAAGAGGACATGGACTTCAAGGTGCCATAGCCTGCCGAACAAgaattgaatgttttttcaaCCTCATCAAAGGCTGCATTGACACTTGTAGTTGCAGCATTGGTGGTTGCTTGTATTCTCTCTTGCAGACTACTTGTGAGAAGAGATGTAGGGGATGAAGAGCGGTACTGTGTAGGTGACACAGTTCCAttgatcagagctgcagcacttgGGGGATTGTTGGATTTAAGTGGTGACgaaagagaggagaacaggTTCCTTGCAGGGCCAATGGCATCTGAGGCAAAGGAACGTACAGAGGAAAGACCAGGGACTGTTTTTATAGGTGAGGAGGAAggtgctgtaccaccagaccCTGCCATTACAGTCTTATATGGCAGAGGTGAACTGAACATACTCAGAGATGATTTTGGAGAAGTTGGTGGTGTCATGCCTATGGATGCTCTCTCAAGAAGAGGGCTTCCTCCTCCAGACACAGTGATAGGGGAGGTCCTAGCAGACAATGCTGCCAGTCCTTTCATTGACATAGGATCTGGGGCACTTTTACCTGGTGATGCCAGGGGACTGGGGGTGACCTGGGCTTGGTATGGGGATTGCTGGACTACAGTTTTTATAGGAGAGGAGATGGTTCTGTAAGATCGGATGGGAGAGGCCATGTCACTAACTGACTTAACAGAGGAGGCGGGTGATCCAGGGATGTTGGTCTTGATGGGGGAGGCAGAGTTGATGGACCAAACTGACTTTAATGGAGAGGCAGAGGGCGTGTTGGATGATGAACTGGAGAGGGAGCCAAACCCAGACTTGGCTTGGCCAGAGATGGCGACAGGAACAGGCGACCACGCCTGATAAGACTTCGTTGAAAAGACAGGTTTGTGAGGGTAGCTAGTAGGCTGTGTTCTCGGCGAGCTTCGATCAGTTGTTTCTTCAACAATAATTTAAACCAAAAGCAATAAGGAAGTGAACAAAAAATTGAACgtaaaataatgtgaaataaaacataaaaaccagAAAGAGAAATTTGagtcagtcagaaacacagtCATTAACGGCAGCAAGATAAAATTGTACACATGAAATCTGAGAAAGGCCCTTATTCAAAAAACAGGGATGGTATGACAAATGATGGTCCAAAATCAGTGACTAATGACAAAATACACCAAATAAAGAATAGTGCATGTATAGGAACAAAGATGCTTCACATGGGAGagttgacagaaaatgacatgatAACCAAAATAATACAATTTCATTGACTTTTGATGTGCTTAATCTATATGCCTCCTTGCAACAGTGCcttttactgtacatgtttgATTGACATGTCTTTATCCATTCATTTGGTTCATTTCCAATGCCAGAGACGACCCCACAAGTGTAAATCATTAGTAATGTCACTATACTTGTTTGGtcatgacttaaaaaaaaaacatgaggttGCACTTTACAAGAAAGTAGAGGTAAATCAGCATTCAGGGCTGTCATATTTGGACAGTCACTGTTTTCAATTTAATCGACATTTCAACCCctatttataaatatatatatgtattctGATCAAATCAGTATTAACATATTTAAGGACTGGTTTAGGTagtaatataataaaacataaccTCCAACAGCAGCTTTAGAATTTCTAAAACTTTTTATCTAAATCTGGCCCCAAATGGGTGCATGGAAATGATTGCCAATCTTTTGAAAATGGCAAAGATGTTACATTGCGTTAAAATGCTTTTTCGAATCTATCTGTACGGTAATCAAGTTACTGTAAAGTGCAACCTGTAACCACATTAATATACACAGCCGCACACAATCATAAAGCCAATAAGAGTGAAATGGCCACTAAAAGAATGAGAACAATTCAAAagaatattttattcaacatgaattaaaacattttttttttcaaatgaaaaatgaacagacagacattgATTCCCAGTGTTtccacaaatgtaaaataacataacaGTTGAAACAGGGAGACTACTTGTCAACATGGGGGTGGGTAAGCAAAGCGTAACACACAGTAAAccatgcaaatgtttgatgaGTGACAGGTGATCAAAGAGTATGTGTGAACAgaataaatgactgatgaaCATGTTTTGTATGGTAGATCTCTTTCTATGCTAAAGGTATATGAAAAATATGTACACTTTATAAAGGGACCTTTTGAAACtgattaaaatcacaaaaatatttgaaatcaGTTGAAAACTTCATGTAAGTAAAAATGTCAGACTCACTCGCTGCAGGGTCGGTCAAATAGCTGTAGCGCTTACGCAAAGCTAAGGAGGCAAAGGTATGACGTCGCTCTGGCTTTTcagtctgaaacaaacaaaaaagaacaaaagacgctttaacataaaaatatgataaaattcTACTCTATTCTATCAGGATTAGGTGTGAATAACTTGTTAACTTTGATACTGCAGTGCATGAATACAGCCTTGTTTTTAGTGAATCAGTACATGCTGTTAGTACTGGTACAAGGAGGCACTGCAGGTGCACTGTAGTGTCTACTGTGGGGAGTAATGGACTGTTTTTCCTGCGTCTCTTCACtcaaagctgttctcagtgtcGTTGGATTGTAATCACTACAGGAAGCGATTTGACTCGCTGGCCTAATCCATTAAGATGTAAGCACAGGCAAAATCCAACTTCCAGTCAGGGACGGTATGTTTAATGAATGTCCTTTTATCATGAAGATGACTTCCTCAGATCATCATCAAATGTGGTGACACATGGTACACCTTTTTAAATAGAAGTAACTGTGTCAATTTTAATATTAGGACAGTTCATCTTGAGCCCAGTCTAGAGGAATTAAATTCATATTGGACAACTCTGCATTACAAGATTTAGAGTATATGGCATCATTCAGTGCCAATGCTGTTAATAATGCGCCCTTTATGTATTGAAGTTGAAAGTAAAGGATTAGAGATTGCAGTTATGAATGTTGGTCTATCTTTTGTGCCAGTTAGAGATGTTTCCTTCCCTGATACCGATACCTGAACTTGCATATCTTCTGATACAGAGTAGTGATCAGATGGTAAACTGATCATGGCTGAGCTCAGGTTAAACCATTTGTCAGGTTAAAACGTGTTGATGATTATACTTCTGGTGCTCGGCAGTACTGTGTAAGTAACAAATCATCATAAAAAACTGAAGCACTTTCGGGGGCTAGGAATAAGATGGACATGTTGGCACTGAATGTTCAGCAATCAGTGAACAAAAATCTAGCTCCTGAATTGTCCAATATCAATATTCAGTCTGGCGAGTGGGTCGACATGTTAACGTAGAAGAAACATAACATACATGGTCACTAGGtataatgtaaatacacaaacataaaaacagcctCATCTCCCTCTGATTAAACTTTGTTGTGGCATGCAGCTGAGAGAGTTAGTATTCTTCTGTTAAACACAAGCCAAGGACAAGGGTGAAGAAGGGGAACcccaaatacaacaaaacagtgactaAGTAGACAAATGATAAGAGTTAGGGTTTCATCTTCAGCTGACAAAAGATACCGTAATCCTGTGTGAGACTTCCTATGAGTTAATAGTAAGGATGGAGACATGGTGACACCCTGTTGAACATGTATGGAAAGGAAGATAGAGATGAAAAACAAGCTGAGGCACGGCACAGCAACTGGCTCCACTGGACTTGGGATGAagacaacaataaataaatcctTGCTGATTAAAACAGCTGCGATTTCCACTCATGCACTACAAAAGGGGTCAGAgctgtgtaaaagaaaaacacgtgCAGCATCCGTCACACCAAGGTACTGTACAGAGACAAAATATTTACTACAGCATCTGCAGTAAAGCCAACAGAAAGGACGACAAAGAAGAAGCAGTTCCATGTGATGATGAAGAATCTGTTTTACCTCATCATCAGGATCAGACTCCATATCCTGTGGTATTCCAAGATGCattgcaggagaggagagagatgacaCAATGGAGAGCAGGGGCGTTATAGTGAGCGGGGATGTGGAAACAAAATTCAGGGGATGAAAATGg
Encoded proteins:
- the LOC119033143 gene encoding ankyrin-3-like isoform X29 — protein: MREKGKHGSRSAGFVDRRVIVHRSADRGEDAMTGDTDKYLRPQDLKELGDDSLPQEGYMGFSIGARSASLRSFSSDRSNTLNRSSFARDSMMIEEILAPTKDTLQSVCKDISYLVDPLNKHLAVTRDYSSECMRRYSWTPDTVDHSHNTVSSPIHSGLSSPLPQYDSRFLVSFMVDARGGSMRGSRHNGMRIIIPPRKCTAPTRITCRLAKRHKLAYPPPMVEGEGLVSRLVEVGPAGAQFLGPVIVEIPHFGSMRGKERELIVLRSDNGDTWKEHQADTRPEDLTDLLTGMDEELDSPAELEKKRICRIVTRDFPQYFAVVSRIKQESNHMGPDGGMLSSSTVPMVQASFPQGALTKRIRVGLQAQPVPDDMVRAVLGNRATFSPIVTVEPRRRKFHKPITMTIPVPPRSAEGHPSGHRGDSAPCLRLLCSITGGTSPAQWEDITGTTPLSFVTDCVSFTTNVSARFWLADCHQIPETVSLASQLYRELICVPYLAKFVVFAKSNDTVEARLRCFCMTDDKVDKTLEQQENFEEVARSKDIEVLEGKPIHVDCYGNLSPLTKSGQQLVFNFYSFKENRLPFNVKVRDMGQEPCGRLSFLREPKTTKGLPQTAICNLNITLPTHKKDMESDPDDETEKPERRHTFASLALRKRYSYLTDPAAKTTDRSSPRTQPTSYPHKPVFSTKSYQAWSPVPVAISGQAKSGFGSLSSSSSNTPSASPLKSVWSINSASPIKTNIPGSPASSVKSVSDMASPIRSYRTISSPIKTVVQQSPYQAQVTPSPLASPGKSAPDPMSMKGLAALSARTSPITVSGGGSPLLERASIGMTPPTSPKSSLSMFSSPLPYKTVMAGSGGTAPSSSPIKTVPGLSSVRSFASDAIGPARNLFSSLSSPLKSNNPPSAAALINGTVSPTQYRSSSPTSLLTSSLQERIQATTNAATTSVNAAFDEVEKTFNSCSAGYGTLKSMSSSASSSYQSIRSSASNSLYASLRSPPNATTAVTSSTMTVPVYSVINVLPEPHFKKLPEVSKSAAALLSPRKTVPPEVNAQLQSSFARTLSPIKAPLFSAGLKSNTTSPMSSSQEILKDVAEMKEDLIRMSAILQTDPNSTANKGFQSDSPKEARIEDEEPYRIVEKVKQDLVKVSEILTKDSVKDGRVSLARGSLDDIHFSKVQVEQPPSNWSYPPRYETVVPQAKSKTIPDRDFNLSKVVDYLVNDVGSSSFSKMHETRHKADEGKREGEGKEKQKRVLKPTIAVQEHKLKMPPTSMRSSPSDKEISKVADALFGADTVLESPDDISHEQDKSPLSDSGFETRSERTPSAPQSAEGMGPKALFQDIPVPPVITETRTEVVHVIRSYESPEDSKQPAMEDAHPVRYIDSDSKGHLNQAPSMPEQNKCYSIKVSPDEDPMGKGMRVKEETHITTTTRMVYHKPTGKEAASERCEETMSVHDIMKAFQSGKDPSRELVGLFEHKSGNEDTSQRVLEDINSKPKVERIIEVHIEKGSKAEPTEVIIRETKNHAEKEMYYYPGNRLEEEEPEESLPVYLDSPRVNTPMSQEEDSRPSSAQLMADDSYKTLKLLSQQSVEYNEDESSELRGESYNFAEKMLLSEKFDQSHSDTEEYLRDRSRFHSPDRSSHSEGRSAGPRTEYVFRSSRNVFDKSGRMANVDDSFDKLTLLQYSSEPGSPKQSVWMRVPDDSQSKDREQLMYEDRVDRTVKEAEEKLSEVSQFFRDKTEQLNDELSSPEKKSRRPDFRESRSGPSSTHSSPERSPYRNGGSGEEWSRERLRDRFSSSDRKCASLPSSPERRVLLQYSDSDPRRQGDGKAQGSTGESPKPFQMSSSKVSAVRLKFEQEAQRQDRSSQVNQNTNPPIRKLQESKLPVYQVFAGSNIPKTPDSPGNQRRCSDNESNKFSPKHENNGKDQEEKKFCKTWESQEYGNYKPQSPKPARSLIQDSMKDGNNGERQETTKKIIYTEFVVRESPNSNDSLKKNSESQIPVRKPSNFSENHKSTTLKLDASVDERGGSHIPTLARNRLHSSSDSNKSTRGSSIGKSTDSSDSSQSNVVCNGVDSDQVDYLDQVTPVVVTEGFKDIKPLPVYVSIQVGKQYEKETASGQLGTYKKIVSHESRTVHETRGAFYTVKQKQSPSPQGSPEDDTLEQVTFMDSSGKSPVTPETPSSEEMSLTSRTPDSVIGFMPGMPSPIPEESEEEEAKTFIYKEPSKEKHKPSSSESHSKKQDAEKQKPKEKRVAYIEFPPPPPLEAEQSDPEKKGSRASSEAETEMMEVNLQEEHDRHLLAEPIIRVQPPSPIPPGADNSDSSDDESVFHPIPIKKYTFKMKEEGDKRSKPKKSEKNGNKDSGLNGVVKGEDDDFEQNGNDQSITDCSIATTAEFSHDTDATEIDSLDGYDLQDEDDGLSEDPKTSSLSNDGKTTDRSFSQSKLEVIEEEKCEEGGDNGKTKTSTSSAKSSGDEKDYTLEGRHPERQGFAENYFGYQLEEELNSTFKTVATKGLDFDPWSTKGGDNDVFESKTKEEDPKPFGLSVEDKSQATTPDTTPARTPTDESTPTSEPNPFPFHEGKMFEMTRSGAIDMSKRDFVEERLQFFQIGPQSPCERTDLRMAIVADHLGLSWTELAREMNFTVDEINHIRLENPNSLTAQSFMLLKKWVSREGKNATTDALTAVLTKVNRMDIVTLLEGPIFDYGNISGTRCFADDNAVFRDQADDYQSILAELQSPAALHSDPHFLEPELPVTPNPSLATHQHHVYPEPDTPLLADSQPQPLPWSPEIESGSAEPDSPPRSPPRPCELALSVPVFEIPDPVTPKVTKPHIALNDELLLSEEEDRPFQELELSRRHKSHSVPAAMCELDIDMAYSTSSPTLSSVSSITPSSPDRAHVGDGGSQMIAPNGVQEDVSLKGSEREVTEEIQKVVEMVAAELAEGNGLVEKWVEQDLIRNVERKCEMIIKDRSELAEENSIMLEQEGSAEEERDVTIEHLVLIEDGNKGAACEMEEVKEVQNLSEEQHNLTEIGDEVEKGGRIEAETVKECIHETPEALKVDGKSEKRVYGGDRMDDTHGELQFKDEKGDICRTSELDEEAEVDQPVDRLSPQAWVEALEERQPSDSGSNEEEEEGGGDGDKEEALGSLLEDEKTDQGSEEKEEDEEIPQARDEEILGQVEQAEKDVCSLSGWHSDSSSVNVEPPTPGRSVSSDRLDRRESQENSSDSITSSSRGESGRSRQNGDNSKHSPQDASSESSNGRKEEGALVSEKKVQGEQAKNIPGETTTEEHYLDADGNLISRKVIRKVIRRVSTPTPDHQRGDRWHRDLQQSPILQEDWSEQGEGSRNSRRKDDRRSGDKKLHS